From Acidianus brierleyi:
ATTTCAATTTCAATTGATATAAAGGATGGCTTAGCTAAGATACAGTGTGGTAGCTGCGGATTATATACTGAAATTGAAGTTCCGCCAGTCTTTGATGAGGCAAACGCATATGGCAAGTTTATAGATCTCTATCTTGATGGAAAGTTGGAAATAAAAGAAGAAAACAAAGATAGTACTGAAGATAAAAATGAAACTGAAGGGGAAAGTAAAGAATTACATTCAACGTCTAATTGAAGAAGGAAGTGTTCTTCATTTTTCGCTTCTTGATCCAGATAAAATTAGCGATATATCTAAGCTTTATGATATAACAAAAAGTCTATATAATTATGGAACTAATGCGTTTTTAATTGGAGGAACTTTAGGAATCTCTTTGGACAAATTAAATAAAATTTTGGAAATACTAGATGATTTCGATATACCAAAAATAATCTTTCCAAGTAATATAAATTTAATAACAGAAAAAGCTGATGCCATATTATTTATGTCACTATTAAATTCTGATGATATATATTACGTCATGGGAGCACAAGTAGCTGCTGCACCCATAATAAAAAAGACAGAAGTAGAAACGTTATCAACTGGATATCTTATTATAGGGAATGGAGGTACTGCGGCTCATATAGGTAGAGCTAGGGTAATACCTTATGATAATATTGATTTAGCAGTAGCTTATTCATTAGCTGCGGAGTATATGGGAATGAACTTTATATATTTGGAAGCTGGTTCTGGAGCTCTTGAGCCAGTTAAACCAGAAATGATAAGGACTGTAAGGAAAACTACCTCGCTTAAGATAATTACTGGAGGTGGCATAAGGACACCTGAAAAAGCCACAGAAATCGCTACAGCTGGGGCAAATATAATAGTAACAGGAAATATAATTGAAAGCGACTTGACGAAGGCATTAAAAATAATAGAAAGTATTAAGAAGATAAAAATAAGTGAATGAGTAATGCCATCTAGTAAAAAGAAAAAAGAAAACGTTCCATTAATGTCGATGGCTGGTTTAGTTAGATATTATGAAGAAGAGAATGAGAAAGTAAAGATTGATCCCAAGGTAGTTATTATTGGAAGCATAGTAATAATAGCTGTTGTCATAGTCTTATCTAAATTAGTTCCAATATGAAACTTCACTATAAAGGCAATGCCAAATGTTTTTTGATATCAAAGAGATAAAAAGAATTAGAGAAAGTATAGGAATTACACAGTCTGAGTTAGCTAAGAGAATAGGTGTTTCTCAATCACTTATAGCTAAGATAGAAAACGGAAAAATAGATCCTAAATTATCTATAGTGAGAAAAATATTTGATGAATTAACTGCGCTAATGGAAGCTAATGATAGTGCAGAAAGAATAATGCATTCTCCTGTAATTGTATCGAAAATAAATGAGAATATTCATGAAATAGTAGAAAAAATGGAAAAATACGGCATATCTCAGATACCTGTAGTTAACTCTTCTGAAGAATTAGTAGGAATAATCTATGATTATATATTACTAAGGAAACTGGCTCTTAAAAATCCATACGAAATAGTTGCAAAAGACATTATAGCACCATTACCACCATTAATAGATGCTAAAACACAATTAACCGAAGTAATGAAACTTCTAACCAAATATCCTGTTACTTTAGTAGTCGATAAAAAATTAAAACCACTAGGTATAATTACTAGAAGTGATTTAATAGGTTATTTAATAAAAAATTATAAGAGAGAGCCACAGTAGGGGGCTACGGTGAAAACTGAGGAAACTCCAGCCTCCTGGCCTAAAGGAGTCTCTATAGAGACAAGGGCAACACCCTTGGCAACTATACAGAAACAAGTACCTTGAAAGCTACATGTGAAAATGATTGTGCCCCTTCCTCTGGTAACGGAGGAAGAAACATGAGAGTAGCTTTCAAGGATGAAAAGATAGACCTCCTAGGAGCAAGTAGAGGGAAAGATGAGACTAGGCCCGATTTCCCTCTAGGACGCATAGCCAAATCCCCCAACATTACAGAAGCTGGGTTATTACTGTGGCTCTCTCAAAAAATCGGATTCTATTTGCAATATCTCCGAGTCAGACTTACCTTCATAAGATTTTAGTAGCTCTCCATTAAGCTCTAGAAATGTATGACCCCATTTTACTTTATTTAGAATCTCTACAGCGATATTCTCCTCTCCTATTATATATAATGACGCAGCAGCTGCTTCTATTGATGACAATTTATATGGCTTAGAATAATTTATAGGATTTCCTGCTAAAAGAAATGGTAATCTTCTAGAAAACTTGTTTTTGAATTTACTAAAAAACTCTATATCAGATTTGTTCCAAGAAGAATCAATAACTGTTAGACCTATATTTAGAATTATTTCTCTATCTTTAATAGAAACTGGAATAGAAGATATAGGATTTAAAACTATACCAAGAGGTTTACGAGTTCTCTTAGCATATCCAAATTTAATTAATCTCTTTCCTGTGCACTTTTTTGGATCATCTTGATCAAGATCAATAATATAAATATTCAACGAACATCGTAAAGTTCTTATAACTTTTAATTTATTAAACTAGTGGTAAAGTAAGTTGGTATCTGCAATAGTTCTTATAAATACAGATGCAGGAGGAGAGGAAGAAGTTTTCGATAAGTTAAAAACTATGAACGAAATTAGTGAAGCATACATAGTATATGGAGTTTATGATATAGTAGCTAAAATAGAAGCTACCGATATGGACTACTTAAGAAATTTTGTAAGTTCTACCATAAGGAAATTACCAAAGGTTAGATCAACTTTAACTATGATCATAATGGAGGGAAAGTCGATTAGAAAATGAGATATAGCGTAGGTATTGACGACCATGATTCACCTATAGCAGGCTGTACAACACATTTTTCGACTATTTTAATAAATTATTTTATTAAGAACAATATTAAACTTTTAGATTATCCTTATTTAATAAGATTAAATCCTAACATACCTTGGAAAACTAGAGGAAACGCCGCAATTAAATTTTCAATAGAATTTAATGGTACAAAGAAAGAACTTGCAGATATCATTTGGGAAAAATCAATAGATTACGTGAAGAATGTTTCTAAAGGATTAGAATATAATAGAAAACCAGGAGTAGCTGTAATTGATTACGAGAAATCTGATAATTTATATAATCTATACTTAAAAGCTGTATCAGACATAATTCCTAGAGATCTAGTTATAAAATACTCAGAAAAAATAGGTGCTGAGTTAAGAGGTTATAGAGGGGTAATAGGTTCATTAGCGGCTATAGGATTTAGAGGTCCAATTACATATGAATTATTAACTTATAGGAAAAGAGAAAATTGGAATAGAAAAAGAGAAATAGATATATCTAGTGTAAAAGCATTTGATGAACTATTTTTTCCGAAAGTTTTTGCCAATATGGATTATATAAAGAAAAAACCACTAATTATTTCTCATGGAAATGATCCAGTATTCTATGGTATAAGAGGACTAGATCCCAATATATTAATAAAGGGATTGGAAACAATTAAGACCAATGAAAAACTTGACATGGCTATGATATTTAAATCTAATCAAGCTACTGATGTCCATATAATAAAAACTGGAAATAGAGTATATCAAACTATTAAAGATTCATGCATAGTTGATGATATCAAAGTAATCAGAGGAGGCGATGTTATAATAAAATGTTTAAACTCAGCTACTTTAATTTGTTATAAAGAAACCGGGGAGTTAAATCTTGCAACAAAAAATTTAATGCACGGAGATATAATAGAATTT
This genomic window contains:
- a CDS encoding DUF367 family protein; amino-acid sequence: MNIYIIDLDQDDPKKCTGKRLIKFGYAKRTRKPLGIVLNPISSIPVSIKDREIILNIGLTVIDSSWNKSDIEFFSKFKNKFSRRLPFLLAGNPINYSKPYKLSSIEAAAASLYIIGEENIAVEILNKVKWGHTFLELNGELLKSYEGKSDSEILQIESDFLREPQ
- a CDS encoding Lrp/AsnC ligand binding domain-containing protein, which gives rise to MVSAIVLINTDAGGEEEVFDKLKTMNEISEAYIVYGVYDIVAKIEATDMDYLRNFVSSTIRKLPKVRSTLTMIIMEGKSIRK
- a CDS encoding preprotein translocase subunit Sec61beta; the protein is MPSSKKKKENVPLMSMAGLVRYYEEENEKVKIDPKVVIIGSIVIIAVVIVLSKLVPI
- a CDS encoding geranylgeranylglyceryl/heptaprenylglyceryl phosphate synthase; its protein translation is MKLKGKVKNYIQRLIEEGSVLHFSLLDPDKISDISKLYDITKSLYNYGTNAFLIGGTLGISLDKLNKILEILDDFDIPKIIFPSNINLITEKADAILFMSLLNSDDIYYVMGAQVAAAPIIKKTEVETLSTGYLIIGNGGTAAHIGRARVIPYDNIDLAVAYSLAAEYMGMNFIYLEAGSGALEPVKPEMIRTVRKTTSLKIITGGGIRTPEKATEIATAGANIIVTGNIIESDLTKALKIIESIKKIKISE
- a CDS encoding CBS domain-containing protein: MFFDIKEIKRIRESIGITQSELAKRIGVSQSLIAKIENGKIDPKLSIVRKIFDELTALMEANDSAERIMHSPVIVSKINENIHEIVEKMEKYGISQIPVVNSSEELVGIIYDYILLRKLALKNPYEIVAKDIIAPLPPLIDAKTQLTEVMKLLTKYPVTLVVDKKLKPLGIITRSDLIGYLIKNYKREPQ
- a CDS encoding transcription elongation factor, which encodes MGGKRKKRTKIIRPKPKLPKTFECPRCGKISISIDIKDGLAKIQCGSCGLYTEIEVPPVFDEANAYGKFIDLYLDGKLEIKEENKDSTEDKNETEGESKELHSTSN
- a CDS encoding tRNA(Ile)(2)-agmatinylcytidine synthase, with amino-acid sequence MRYSVGIDDHDSPIAGCTTHFSTILINYFIKNNIKLLDYPYLIRLNPNIPWKTRGNAAIKFSIEFNGTKKELADIIWEKSIDYVKNVSKGLEYNRKPGVAVIDYEKSDNLYNLYLKAVSDIIPRDLVIKYSEKIGAELRGYRGVIGSLAAIGFRGPITYELLTYRKRENWNRKREIDISSVKAFDELFFPKVFANMDYIKKKPLIISHGNDPVFYGIRGLDPNILIKGLETIKTNEKLDMAMIFKSNQATDVHIIKTGNRVYQTIKDSCIVDDIKVIRGGDVIIKCLNSATLICYKETGELNLATKNLMHGDIIEFVGSIKPSLEFGEIIEIERIHINSLVNSKFANPRCPKCNGSTESLGKNKGFRCKKCGNKFLGNKMIIRIPRNLSLGIYQARYYRHLTKPLFLEDLDNSFKYEYIMDFYIIYNSINNILYSN